The sequence below is a genomic window from Draconibacterium halophilum.
ATATACAATATTGAAATTGTCGCAATACCCGGTTCCGCAAAAGTTTTTGGATAAAATGGCCAAACATTGCGAAGAGGTACTGGTATTGGAAGAAGGATATCCGGTGGTGGAAGAGCACATTAAAGCAGTGTTTAAAAAGGATATTCAGGTTTCGGGACGCTTAAGTGGGGCTTTGCCACGCGATGGTGAATTGAATGCCGACCTTGTTGGAAAAGCACTGGGAAAAGAAACACAATTGGGTGCCGATGTTCCGGAACTGGTAGTAAATCGCCCGCCGGCATTGTGCCAGGGATGCGGTCATCAGGACATGTACAAATCGTTAAATGAAGCGCTGGATAAATACACCAAAGGGCGCGTTTTCTCTGATATTGGCTGTTACACGCTGGGTGCTTTGCCACCATACAAAAGTATTTACTCGTGTGTTGACATGGGGGCTTCGGTTACCATGGCAAAAGGCGCTGCCGATGCAGGTTTGATTCCTGCCGTGGCTGTTATCGGCGACTCTACTTTTACGCACTCCGGAATAACTGGTTTGTTGGATGCCGTTAACGATGAGGCAAATATCATAGTTGTTATTTCCGATAACGAATCGGTATCGATGACTGGTGGTCAGGAGTCATCAGCACTCGGAAAGATCGAAAGCATTTGTACCGGAGTTGGTGTTGATCCAAATCATATTCGCGTATTAACACCGCTGAAAAAATACCACGATCTGATGGTGGAAACTTTCGAAGAAGAAATTGCTTACGAAGGTGTTTCGGTAATTGTTTTTCGTCGCGAATGTATTCAGGCAGCGGCAAAACGATTGCGCAAGGAAAAGAAAATGAAAGATAACCCCACTAAATAAGTAGAAATGAAGACAGATATTATATTAGCCGGAGTTGGCGGACAGGGAATTCTTTCCATCGCATCGATAATTGGCGATGCAGCCATTAACGAAAATTTGTTTTTAAAACAGGCTGAAACACATGGGATGAGCCAGCGTGGCGGCGCGGTGCAGTCGCACCTGCGTATTTCCGACAGTGAAATTGCTGCCGATCTTATTCCAATGGGGAAAGCCGATTTGATACTTTCGGTGGAACCGATGGAGGCTTTGCGTTACCTGCCTTTTCTATCGCCCGAAGGTTATGTGGTAACAAACACCACCCCTTTTGTTAATATCCCGAATTACCCGGATGTTGATGCTGTTTTGGCAGAAATAAAAAAACAACCGCGTTTTGTGGCTATCGATGCAGATAAAATTGCGGCAGAAATTGGCAACAAACGTGCATCGAATGTGGTGATGTTGGGGGCTGCTACTCCTTTTCTGAATATTGAACCGGAAAAAATAGAAGCCGGAATTGCACATATTTTCAGTAGAAAAGGCGAGGCTGTGGTCGAAATGAATCGGAAAGCTTTTAAAGCCGGACTTGATTTTGCAATGGCAAACAAATAAAAAAATCATAACCATCACAATAAGAAACCCGTTCCGGACAAGTGTTCGAGAACGGGTTTTTTTATGTATAGTTTGAAATCAAAATAAATAAGCTTGATTTAGCTTCAAATTGCAAGCATAGCGTTGGGCAGGCCTCTAAAATTGCTAATTTTGAACCTCGTGTTTGAGACAGCAACATATTATTTCTTATTAGATTACTTCTGTTCTAACCCGAAGAACTGATTCTGGAACTTCGGGTAATCAATCTATTCAATCAACAAAAACAACTAATCATCTCATAATGAAAAAACTTATAGTTATAGTTTGTAGCATGTTCCTGTTTTATTCAGGATTATTTGCCCAGGAAAAACAATTTAAAGCCGAGGTCTACGGATTTATTCGTAGCGAATTCTACCATGATTCTTACAAAGGTATCAATGCTGCAATGGACAATTTTTATCTGTTCCCGGCTTATGCTGGATTAGATCCTGCGGGAAAAGAAATCAATAAAAACGGAATGACCAATTACACGGCTATGGCCACACGTTTTGGTTTTAATATCAGCGGTCCTGAACTGTTCGGGGCAAAATCATCGGCCAATTTTGAAACCGACTTTGCAGGAATTGTAAGCGAATATCCGGAAGTATTACGGTTGCGAAAAGCATTCGTAAAACTCGATTGGGAAAACGTATCGCTTTTGGTGGGGCAAACCTGGCACCCATTGTGGAACGGAATGGGCGGTAATTTTCCTCAGGTTGGTAACCTGAATACAGGAGCACCTTTTAATCCGTTTAACCGTTCGCCACAAATTGACTTTGATTACCGAACAGGCAATGTTACATTTTCGTTTACAGCACTTTACGAGCAACAATATGTTTCGCGTGGATTTTACGCAGCACCAAACAGCAACAGCAAAAACCTGGCAAAACGTAATGCCGGAATTCCTGAGTTGGTAATTGGGATTAACCACAGTAAAGGTGCGGTAACTGCCGGAATTGCCGGACAGTTTAATGCTATTCAACCAATGTCGATTACCGATATGGGCTATGTTACAGAAGAATTAAACACCAGTTTGGTGGGAATGGCTTACCTGGCTTATAAAAAGGATAAATTGTATCTACTTGCCAAAGGATTGTACGGGCAGAATATGGCAAATATGCTAATGTTGGGTGGATACGGAGCCAAAAGCTACAACACAACCACCGGAGAAATGACCTATACCAATTACAACAATTACAGTGCTTTATTTAATCTGGTTTATGGTACGAAAGTACAGTTGGGATTGTTTGCCGGAGTTGCCGGAAACCTGGGTACGGTTGATCCGTTATATGATTTTGGTGGAAGCGCCAAAATCGCTGGTTTGGCAACGTCGTTAAAAAATATGTCGCGAGCCTCAACCTATATGGCTTATAATATTAAAAACTTAAAGTTTGTTGCCGAATATGAAATGACAACGGCAGATTGGGGAGCTGGAAATTTTGATTTCTCGGATGGACTTTATGACGATACAAATAGTGCAACCAATCACCGCTTTCTGTTAATGGTGATGTATAATTTTTAGAGGATGACGTTAGAATTTTGGCAGGAGGAGTTTGAGACCCTGGAGAAGAAAGATTTGCAACAGCTTCAGCTTGAGCGACTGAATAAAACAATTGAGAGTGCTTGCCGCTCGTTGTTTTACGGTGAATTGTACAGCAAAAAGAAAATAAAACCGGGTGTTATAAAGGACATTTCGCAGATTACGGAATTACCTTTTACCACAAAACAGGATCTTCGCGATAATTTTCCGTATGGCTTTTTAAGCTTACCGAAAAAAGACATTATCAGGTTGCACAGTTCAAGTGGAACTACCGGAAATCCAACTGTAATTTTTCATAACCGCCACGATCTGGATTCGTGGGCAAACCTAATGGCACGCTCACTGTTTTGTGCAGGAGTTCGCGATACCGATGTTTTTCAGAATATCTGTGGCTACGGCTTGTTTACCGGCGGATTGGGTTTTCAGTATGGTATTGAAACGCTGGGCGCTTTAAGTATTCCTGCCGGAGCAGGAAACAGCTTGCGCCAGATTAAACTGATGCGCGATTACGGAACAACAGCGGCACATGCTATTCCTAGTTACCTGGGGCGTTTGTACGAAGTTTTTGAGGCTGAAGGTCTGGATCCGAAAAAGGATACACAACTAAAAACACTGGTTATTGGAGCTGAGCCACACACCGATGCACAACGCAAACGTATTGAAGAAATGTATGGAGTACGAGCTTTTAATTCGTTTGGACTTTCTGAAATGAATGGCCCGGGCGTGGCATTTGAGTGCACGCACCAAAACGGTCTGCACATTTGGGAAGATTCGTATTTGGTGGAAATTATCGATCCTGAAACACTTCAGCCCGTTCCGGACGGCGAATATGGGGAACTGGTAATGACAACGCTCGATCGTGAAGCCATGCCCTTAATTCGCTACCGAACCCGCGATATTACTCGAATTATTCCGGGAGAATGTGAATGTGGACGCACACATCGCCGCATCGACAGGATTACCGGCCGATCGGACGATATGTTCATTATAAAAGGTTGTAATGTATTCCCGATGCAAATTGAGGGTGTATTGATGAAAATTCCTGAGGTGGGATCGGATTATATGATCAACCTGGAAACGATGAACGGCGCCGATGAAATGGTGGTAGAAGTGGAAGTGAAATCTGATTGGTTTAGGGGAGATATAAAACGCCTGGATAGCCTGAGCAAAACCATTACCCGCCAGATTCGCGACGAAGTGCTGGCAAAACCGATAGTGAAGCTGGTGGAAGCCGGGTCCATTCCAAAATCGGAAGGAAAGGCTATTCGCGTTACCGATAACCGTAAAAACGGACTTTTGAATTAGTTGACAGTCACAGTTAACAGTCAACAGTATTGAGATAAAAATTAAATCAAACCAATAAAAAATGGAAGAGCAGAAAAGAATGGAAAAAGGAGCTGCCGTTTAAATACAGGTAGTTTGCTTCTGTCTTCCAGCTTTAAAACTATGGCTTACGAAGTATCAATATTTCTCGAAAATAAGATCGGTCATTTCGAACGGATTACAAGTGTGTTGAAAGAAGCTCAAATCAATATCCGGTCGATGGCAATAAACGATACCGCAAACGGCTGGGGAATTCTCAACCTGATTGTCAACGACCCTAAAAAGGCAAAAAAGGCACTTTCTGAAAAAGGAGTGTCAGTGGCGCTGCGCAAAGTAATAGCACTTGAAATGCGAGATGAAGCGGGTGGCCTCGATGATTTGCTGATGGAAGTGGCCAGGGCCGAAGTAAATTTCGACAATGCTGTTGGCCGCGTGATCACTGAAACACAAAAAGCTATTCTGATATTGAATGTTGATGATTATGCCGAATCAATAAAAAAACTGAAAAAACAAGGCGTGCAAATCATCGACGACCAAACCGTTTACGGAACCAGTCAATAAAAAAACTCAACCAAAAAACTAAAAAACTTATGCTTGGAATCAACGATCCCGGGATAATTCTCGGCTACCTTTTATCAGTGGTAGGTTTAATTGCCTGTGTGGTTTACGGGGCATTAAACTGGAATAAAGGAATGGAAACCAGTACCGACGAAATTCAGCGCGACCTGGATTGGGAAGAAAAAGACGAACATTTAAAAGACGAAATTTAAAACAACTGCTATGAACACTTTTACCTTGGGATTGGTAGTTGTAATCTACCTTTTAGTTATTGCTTATCTCGGATACCGGGGCTACAGCCAAACAAAAACGGCAAAAGATTATTTACTTGCCGGAAGAGATATTCATCCTTTTGTGATGGCTATGTCATACGGAGCCACTTTTATTTCTACCTCGGCTATTATTGGTTTTGGTGGAATTGCCGGTGTGTACGGAATGGGATTGATTTGGTTAACGGCGCTAAATATAATCATTGGCGTATTTATCGCTTTTATATTTTTTGGGCGCGTTACCCGAAAAATGGGGCATAACCTCGATGCTCATACGTTTCCCGAATTCCTGGGAAACCGTTTTCAGTCGAAAAAAATTCAAATGATCAGTGGGGCTGTAATATTTGTTTCTATGCCACTTTATGCCGCCGTAGTACTTATTGGTGGTGCTCGTTTTATCGAAAGTATTTTTGAAATTGATTTTTCGCTGGCACTCACTTTTTTCTCCATTATAATTGCAGCGTATGTAATTGCCGGTGGATTAAAAGGAGTAATGTACACCGACGCACTGCAGGGAAGTATTATGTTCCTGAGTTTGTTTTTCCTTTTGATTGTTACTTACCAGAAACTCGGCGGTGTTAGTGCTGCTCATCATGCACTTACCAATATGATTGATTTAGTACCCGACAACCTCAAAGCCGCCGGTCATGAAGGCTGGACAGCTTTCCCGAAAATGAATTCGCCGTGGTGGTGGGCTTTAACAACGAATATTATTCTAGGCGTTGGAATTGGGGTATTGGCTCAACCACAGCTTATTGTACGTTTTATGACTGTAAAAAGTAACCGCGAACTGAACCGTGCGGTACTGATTGGTGGTATCTTTATTTTTGTGGTTACTGGTTTTATTTATACTGTGGGAGCACTTTCCAATGTGTATTTTTACAACGAATCGGGGCAGTTAGCTATTCAGTTTGCCCAGGGAAATGTCGACCTGATTATTCCTGAATATATTAATGCGGCTATGCCCGAATGGTTTGTTTACCTGTTTATGCTGGCATTACTTTCAGCCGGAATGTCAACCCTTAGTTCGCAGTTCCACGCAATGGGAACTTCGCTGGGCCGCGATTTTATTGAAAATGTTTTTCCTAAAAAGAAATTTAACTCCATGCTGTTATCGAAATTATCAATAATTGTTGCAATAATCATCAGTATAATAATTGGTTATAAACTGCCGGGAAGTATTGTTGCACGCGGAACAGCCATTTTCTTTGGTATTTGTGCGGCAGCCTTTTTGCCGGTTTATTTTGCGGCACTGTACTGGAAACGGGCAACAAAAACAGCTGCCGTTTGGAGTATTTTGTCGGGCCTGGTGGCGAGTGCTTTTGCCCTAACTTTTATGCATGCAAAAGAATCGGAACCACTGGGTATTTGTCAGGCACTTTTTGGAAAACCTACACTGGCAAACGAGTTCCCGTGGATGATCGTCGACCCGATTATGATTGCAATGCCGGTATC
It includes:
- a CDS encoding thiamine pyrophosphate-dependent enzyme; this translates as MQKNLFLGVEAIGQGAIDGGISGVYAYPGTPSTEITEFIQESEQAVEKGIRSKWSANEKTAYEAALGMSYAGKRCMVCMKHVGLNVAADAFINSAITGINGGMVLTVADDPSMHSSQNEQDSRFYGKFAMIPILEPSNQQEAYDMVREGFELSEKLEVPVMVRITTRLAHSRAGVIRSEVLAENDMVLPSDPSQFVLLPAIARRRYKGLLEKQELFEKTAKKSKYNTYTKGEDKSFGIIACGIAYNYLKENYPKDDCPYTILKLSQYPVPQKFLDKMAKHCEEVLVLEEGYPVVEEHIKAVFKKDIQVSGRLSGALPRDGELNADLVGKALGKETQLGADVPELVVNRPPALCQGCGHQDMYKSLNEALDKYTKGRVFSDIGCYTLGALPPYKSIYSCVDMGASVTMAKGAADAGLIPAVAVIGDSTFTHSGITGLLDAVNDEANIIVVISDNESVSMTGGQESSALGKIESICTGVGVDPNHIRVLTPLKKYHDLMVETFEEEIAYEGVSVIVFRRECIQAAAKRLRKEKKMKDNPTK
- a CDS encoding indolepyruvate oxidoreductase subunit beta, which translates into the protein MKTDIILAGVGGQGILSIASIIGDAAINENLFLKQAETHGMSQRGGAVQSHLRISDSEIAADLIPMGKADLILSVEPMEALRYLPFLSPEGYVVTNTTPFVNIPNYPDVDAVLAEIKKQPRFVAIDADKIAAEIGNKRASNVVMLGAATPFLNIEPEKIEAGIAHIFSRKGEAVVEMNRKAFKAGLDFAMANK
- a CDS encoding phenylacetate--CoA ligase family protein, with protein sequence MTLEFWQEEFETLEKKDLQQLQLERLNKTIESACRSLFYGELYSKKKIKPGVIKDISQITELPFTTKQDLRDNFPYGFLSLPKKDIIRLHSSSGTTGNPTVIFHNRHDLDSWANLMARSLFCAGVRDTDVFQNICGYGLFTGGLGFQYGIETLGALSIPAGAGNSLRQIKLMRDYGTTAAHAIPSYLGRLYEVFEAEGLDPKKDTQLKTLVIGAEPHTDAQRKRIEEMYGVRAFNSFGLSEMNGPGVAFECTHQNGLHIWEDSYLVEIIDPETLQPVPDGEYGELVMTTLDREAMPLIRYRTRDITRIIPGECECGRTHRRIDRITGRSDDMFIIKGCNVFPMQIEGVLMKIPEVGSDYMINLETMNGADEMVVEVEVKSDWFRGDIKRLDSLSKTITRQIRDEVLAKPIVKLVEAGSIPKSEGKAIRVTDNRKNGLLN
- a CDS encoding amino acid-binding protein, coding for MAYEVSIFLENKIGHFERITSVLKEAQINIRSMAINDTANGWGILNLIVNDPKKAKKALSEKGVSVALRKVIALEMRDEAGGLDDLLMEVARAEVNFDNAVGRVITETQKAILILNVDDYAESIKKLKKQGVQIIDDQTVYGTSQ
- a CDS encoding symporter small accessory protein — its product is MLGINDPGIILGYLLSVVGLIACVVYGALNWNKGMETSTDEIQRDLDWEEKDEHLKDEI
- a CDS encoding sodium:solute symporter family protein; the protein is MNTFTLGLVVVIYLLVIAYLGYRGYSQTKTAKDYLLAGRDIHPFVMAMSYGATFISTSAIIGFGGIAGVYGMGLIWLTALNIIIGVFIAFIFFGRVTRKMGHNLDAHTFPEFLGNRFQSKKIQMISGAVIFVSMPLYAAVVLIGGARFIESIFEIDFSLALTFFSIIIAAYVIAGGLKGVMYTDALQGSIMFLSLFFLLIVTYQKLGGVSAAHHALTNMIDLVPDNLKAAGHEGWTAFPKMNSPWWWALTTNIILGVGIGVLAQPQLIVRFMTVKSNRELNRAVLIGGIFIFVVTGFIYTVGALSNVYFYNESGQLAIQFAQGNVDLIIPEYINAAMPEWFVYLFMLALLSAGMSTLSSQFHAMGTSLGRDFIENVFPKKKFNSMLLSKLSIIVAIIISIIIGYKLPGSIVARGTAIFFGICAAAFLPVYFAALYWKRATKTAAVWSILSGLVASAFALTFMHAKESEPLGICQALFGKPTLANEFPWMIVDPIMIAMPVSIVVLVAVSMFSQKTSDEHLANCYHGIK